Proteins found in one Thermus islandicus DSM 21543 genomic segment:
- a CDS encoding peroxiredoxin produces the protein MRATAFLLCLGFLRAAALSPGDKAPLLEAQDSYGRPVDLRGSYVVLWFYPKAKSPGCTAQAKRYSELYPEFQRLGARVYGVSHDPAAEQCDFVEKLSLRGSMIPDPDGRLARAYGVPSLFGFYRRDTVLLNPEGRVERIWRNVNPFKDADTVLAYLKERNR, from the coding sequence ATGCGCGCCACGGCCTTCCTCCTCTGCCTGGGCTTCCTCCGGGCCGCCGCCCTCTCCCCCGGGGACAAGGCCCCCCTCCTCGAGGCCCAGGACAGCTACGGCCGCCCCGTGGACCTAAGGGGAAGCTACGTGGTCCTCTGGTTCTACCCCAAGGCCAAAAGCCCCGGGTGCACCGCCCAGGCCAAGCGGTATTCGGAGCTTTACCCCGAGTTCCAGAGGCTCGGGGCCAGGGTCTACGGGGTGAGCCACGACCCCGCCGCCGAACAGTGCGACTTCGTGGAGAAGCTTTCCCTAAGGGGCAGCATGATCCCCGACCCCGACGGGCGCCTTGCCCGGGCCTACGGGGTGCCGAGCCTCTTCGGCTTCTACCGCCGGGACACCGTCCTCCTCAACCCCGAAGGGCGGGTGGAGCGGATCTGGCGGAACGTGAACCCCTTCAAGGACGCGGACACCGTGCTGGCCTACCTTAAGGAAAGGAACCGCTAA
- a CDS encoding cell division protein FtsX, which yields MYATREALRQILRHPTASLATFFTALVSFSLLYFLGLLLWNLEKVVQSLERELEVAAFLQKGANVEALLTEIQAWPEVREVRLQTKEEALAQLVLDYPYLAEAKDLVENPLPDTLRLRLEAPGAVRAVAERLKRLPGVEGVEYGGELTERLVQVLSGSRLAMVLLVGLLLLNTFFSVMGSIRLSVESRKEALSIMLLVGATRRFIQAPFVLEGTLLTLSAGLLAVLAGGGLYLALSQALQALLPFLPVLGPRDLLQTGLLVLWLAVLLGASGAYLASRAYLKEG from the coding sequence GTGTACGCCACCCGCGAGGCCCTAAGGCAGATCCTCCGCCACCCCACCGCCAGCCTCGCCACCTTCTTTACCGCCTTGGTCTCCTTCTCCCTCCTTTACTTCCTGGGCCTTCTCCTGTGGAATCTGGAAAAGGTGGTCCAAAGCCTAGAAAGGGAGCTGGAGGTGGCCGCCTTCCTCCAAAAGGGGGCCAACGTGGAGGCCCTCCTCACGGAGATCCAGGCCTGGCCCGAGGTGAGGGAGGTACGCCTCCAGACCAAGGAGGAGGCCCTGGCCCAGCTGGTCCTGGACTACCCCTACCTGGCCGAGGCCAAGGACCTGGTGGAAAACCCCCTCCCCGACACCCTGCGCCTCCGCCTCGAGGCCCCGGGGGCCGTGCGCGCCGTGGCGGAGCGCCTGAAGCGCCTTCCCGGCGTGGAGGGGGTGGAGTACGGGGGCGAGCTCACGGAGCGACTGGTGCAGGTGCTCTCGGGCAGCCGGCTGGCCATGGTCCTCCTGGTGGGCCTCCTCCTGCTCAACACCTTCTTCAGCGTCATGGGCTCCATCCGCCTTTCCGTGGAAAGCCGCAAGGAGGCCCTCTCCATCATGCTCCTGGTGGGGGCCACGCGGCGCTTCATCCAGGCCCCCTTTGTGCTGGAAGGCACCCTCCTCACCCTTAGCGCCGGCCTCCTGGCGGTGCTTGCGGGAGGGGGGCTGTACCTGGCCCTGAGCCAGGCCCTTCAGGCCCTCCTCCCCTTCCTGCCCGTGCTGGGCCCTAGGGACCTGCTCCAGACCGGACTCCTGGTCCTGTGGCTCGCCGTCCTGCTCGGGGCGAGCGGGGCCTACCTGGCCAGCCGGGCCTACCTCAAGGAGGGTTAG
- a CDS encoding murein hydrolase activator EnvC family protein produces the protein MRFWIGLWVLLSLLALGQDLATQERRVRSLEAEAARAQRLEREAQARIQRLNQELSRLSQRVRNLLGEKARLEGEIARLEGERAALRQEIARLRRAVQETEARIAELERDLAALKERLQALMQSLHRERAGRYLPLLRAQSFADLAVRARWVGYISRQDAELVRRFQATLKALNEERERLRLLLADLSEKEKALAATQARLEEERRYLLSTLDALRREAEGKKALLRDALSERERLQRALSQIQARVLSERRRLLELQRQEEERRRREAAQRPPPQVVVPPPPLPATVGRLAFPVPGGRVLVPYGQEGPFQVIQGPAPGSPVQAAAEGYVAGILYLPNLGYTVMVVHTETLSTVYTNLQEPLVAEGQRVSRGQLLGYTGGGLLIRPEELEFRVAVRVGEETRFVDPSAYY, from the coding sequence GTGCGGTTCTGGATCGGGCTCTGGGTGCTCCTCTCCCTCCTGGCCCTGGGCCAGGACCTGGCCACCCAGGAAAGGCGGGTGCGAAGCCTGGAAGCGGAGGCGGCCCGGGCCCAGAGGCTGGAGCGGGAGGCCCAGGCCCGCATCCAGAGGCTGAACCAGGAACTCTCCCGCCTTTCCCAGAGGGTGCGGAACCTCCTTGGGGAAAAGGCCCGCCTCGAGGGGGAGATCGCCCGCTTGGAAGGGGAGCGGGCCGCCCTGCGCCAGGAGATCGCTCGGCTGAGAAGGGCCGTCCAGGAGACGGAGGCCCGCATCGCCGAGCTGGAGCGGGATCTGGCCGCCCTCAAGGAGCGCCTCCAGGCCCTCATGCAAAGCCTCCATCGCGAGCGGGCCGGGCGCTACCTTCCCCTTCTTCGCGCCCAGTCCTTCGCCGACCTGGCGGTCCGGGCGCGCTGGGTGGGGTATATCTCCCGGCAGGACGCCGAGCTGGTGCGCCGCTTCCAGGCCACCCTGAAGGCCCTGAACGAGGAGCGGGAGCGCCTGCGCCTCCTCCTCGCCGACCTTTCGGAAAAGGAAAAGGCCTTGGCGGCCACCCAGGCCAGGCTGGAGGAGGAGCGGAGGTACCTCCTCTCCACCCTGGACGCCCTAAGGCGGGAGGCGGAGGGCAAGAAGGCCCTCTTGCGGGACGCCCTTTCCGAGCGCGAGCGCCTGCAACGCGCCCTGTCCCAGATCCAGGCCCGGGTGCTCTCCGAAAGGCGGAGGCTTTTGGAGCTCCAAAGGCAAGAGGAGGAAAGGCGGCGCCGGGAGGCGGCCCAGAGACCCCCCCCTCAGGTGGTGGTGCCTCCTCCGCCGCTTCCGGCCACCGTGGGCCGCCTGGCCTTTCCCGTGCCCGGGGGAAGGGTGCTGGTGCCCTATGGCCAGGAGGGACCCTTCCAGGTGATCCAGGGACCCGCCCCGGGAAGCCCCGTGCAGGCGGCGGCGGAGGGGTACGTGGCGGGCATCCTCTACCTGCCCAACCTGGGCTACACCGTGATGGTGGTCCACACGGAAACCCTTTCCACCGTCTACACCAACCTGCAGGAGCCCCTCGTGGCCGAGGGGCAGCGGGTGAGCCGGGGCCAGCTTTTGGGCTACACGGGGGGCGGCCTTCTCATCCGCCCCGAGGAGTTGGAGTTCCGCGTGGCCGTGCGGGTGGGCGAGGAAACCCGCTTCGTGGACCCCTCGGCCTACTACTAA
- the hpf gene encoding ribosome hibernation-promoting factor, HPF/YfiA family — translation MNLYKLIGRNLEITDAIREYVERKLARLDRYQDGELMAKVVLSLAGSPHVEKKAKAEVQVDLPGGLLRVEEEDQDLYAAIDRMVDRLETQLKRYKERRFVGKRHSYQGPPPPEVRDMEALRKPEEEEGPRIVRVKRFEMKPMDPEEAAFQMEALGHDFFVFRNAKTDEINVLYRRKDGNYGLIEPA, via the coding sequence ATGAACCTCTACAAGCTCATCGGCCGCAACCTGGAGATCACCGACGCCATCCGGGAGTACGTGGAGCGCAAGCTCGCCCGCCTGGACCGTTACCAGGACGGCGAGCTCATGGCCAAGGTGGTCCTCTCCTTGGCGGGTAGCCCCCATGTGGAGAAAAAGGCCAAGGCCGAGGTGCAGGTGGACCTCCCCGGGGGGCTTCTGAGGGTGGAGGAGGAGGACCAGGACCTCTACGCCGCCATTGACCGCATGGTGGACCGCCTGGAGACCCAGCTCAAGCGCTACAAGGAGCGCCGCTTTGTGGGCAAGCGCCACTCCTACCAGGGCCCCCCGCCCCCCGAGGTGCGGGATATGGAGGCCCTGCGCAAGCCCGAGGAGGAGGAAGGCCCGAGGATCGTCCGGGTCAAGCGCTTTGAGATGAAGCCCATGGACCCGGAGGAGGCCGCCTTCCAGATGGAGGCCCTGGGCCACGACTTCTTCGTCTTCAGGAACGCCAAGACCGACGAGATCAACGTGCTTTACCGCCGCAAGGACGGGAACTACGGGCTCATAGAGCCCGCCTAG
- a CDS encoding cell division ATP-binding protein FtsE has product MIAFHRVSLEYPRTRTKALYNVSLEVKKGEFVYVVGHSGAGKSTLLSLILRRLTPTHGAVYFAGQNLKALRGDGIALHRRRIGMVFQDHRLLSDLTVEENLAFVLRVQGVPAREWPERIALALRRVGLFHKKRAFPEELSVGEAQRVALARAFLLDPPVILADEPTGNLDSENALQVLEILKAAHRRGATVVVATHSRELLEAYPSRVVVLKAGQVVRDEAFGEGGSIRAREGPDRGGREGT; this is encoded by the coding sequence ATGATCGCCTTCCACCGGGTGAGCCTAGAGTACCCCAGGACCCGGACCAAAGCCCTTTACAACGTGAGCCTGGAGGTGAAGAAGGGGGAGTTCGTCTACGTGGTGGGGCACTCGGGGGCTGGGAAGTCCACCCTCCTCTCCCTCATCCTCCGGAGGCTTACCCCCACCCATGGGGCGGTGTACTTCGCGGGGCAGAACCTGAAGGCCTTGAGGGGGGACGGGATCGCCCTTCACCGCCGCCGCATCGGCATGGTCTTCCAGGACCACCGCCTCCTCTCCGACCTGACCGTGGAGGAGAACCTGGCCTTTGTCCTCAGGGTGCAGGGGGTGCCCGCCAGGGAGTGGCCCGAGCGCATCGCCTTGGCCCTTCGCCGGGTGGGGCTTTTCCACAAGAAGCGGGCCTTTCCCGAGGAGCTCTCCGTGGGGGAGGCCCAGCGGGTGGCCCTGGCCCGGGCCTTCCTCCTGGACCCCCCGGTGATCCTCGCCGACGAGCCCACGGGCAACCTGGACTCGGAGAACGCCCTCCAGGTCTTGGAGATCCTCAAGGCCGCCCACCGGCGGGGGGCCACGGTGGTGGTGGCCACCCACAGCCGGGAGCTCCTCGAGGCCTACCCCTCCCGGGTCGTGGTCCTGAAGGCGGGCCAGGTGGTGCGGGACGAAGCCTTCGGGGAGGGTGGTAGCATAAGGGCAAGGGAAGGCCCTGACCGGGGCGGAAGGGAGGGAACATGA
- a CDS encoding S41 family peptidase, which translates to MKRRAWLIAGLGLLAALVYAQLPRPQAETLLQNPNGQALLEVYQRIQQDYLEPLPKERLNALLEGAIGGMVAALKDPFTSYSPPQRASLRQEDLRGEFFGIGATLTPSNPDGTGAKVEGVIKGLPAQRAGIRAGDVILEVDGEDVTKLPLQEVVARIRGREGTKVTLKIQREGVPAPLVFELVREKVEILSVSTGRIGDVGYVALETFANFKVEDQLKRAIEGLKAQGIKKLIFDLRDNGGGLLDQGCAVASAFLREGPIVYTRTKNLTRVWCEASGRPLWEGPMVVLVNGNTASASEIVAGALQDYGRAKVIGEKTFGKGVGQTPYTLANGGELTLVTFEWLTPKKRAINKEGLKPDIEVKDTRFPTPFSFQGAGAPPGAEVTVTLNGKTVKVKADAEGKFTYAEPQRQRPLPEERGQAVLDPGNDAILKRALEELNR; encoded by the coding sequence ATGAAACGACGCGCTTGGCTCATCGCGGGGTTAGGGCTCTTGGCCGCCTTGGTGTACGCCCAGCTCCCCCGCCCTCAGGCCGAGACCCTTCTGCAAAACCCCAACGGTCAGGCCCTCCTGGAGGTCTACCAGAGGATCCAGCAGGACTACCTGGAGCCCCTGCCCAAGGAGAGGCTGAACGCCCTCCTAGAGGGGGCCATCGGGGGCATGGTGGCCGCCTTGAAGGACCCCTTCACCAGCTACTCCCCGCCCCAGCGGGCAAGCCTTCGGCAGGAGGACCTTAGGGGCGAGTTCTTTGGCATCGGGGCTACCCTCACCCCCAGCAACCCCGACGGCACCGGGGCCAAGGTGGAGGGGGTGATCAAGGGGCTGCCGGCCCAAAGGGCGGGGATCCGCGCCGGGGACGTGATCCTCGAGGTGGACGGAGAGGACGTGACCAAGCTTCCCCTCCAGGAGGTGGTGGCCCGGATCCGGGGCCGGGAGGGGACCAAGGTCACCCTCAAGATCCAGCGGGAAGGGGTGCCCGCGCCCCTGGTCTTTGAGCTCGTACGGGAAAAGGTGGAGATCCTCTCCGTCTCCACGGGGAGGATCGGGGACGTGGGCTACGTGGCCCTGGAAACCTTCGCCAACTTCAAGGTGGAGGACCAGCTCAAGCGGGCCATTGAGGGCCTGAAGGCCCAGGGCATCAAGAAGCTCATCTTTGACCTAAGGGACAACGGGGGCGGCCTCCTGGACCAGGGGTGCGCGGTGGCGAGCGCCTTCCTCAGGGAAGGGCCCATCGTCTACACCCGCACCAAGAACCTCACCCGGGTCTGGTGCGAGGCCTCCGGAAGACCCCTCTGGGAGGGGCCCATGGTGGTCCTGGTCAACGGGAACACGGCCTCGGCGAGCGAGATCGTGGCGGGGGCCCTTCAGGACTACGGCCGGGCCAAGGTCATCGGGGAGAAGACCTTCGGCAAGGGCGTGGGCCAGACCCCCTACACCCTGGCCAACGGGGGCGAGCTCACCCTGGTGACCTTTGAGTGGCTCACGCCCAAGAAGCGGGCCATCAACAAGGAGGGTCTGAAGCCCGACATTGAGGTCAAGGACACCCGCTTCCCCACCCCCTTCTCCTTCCAAGGAGCGGGGGCTCCGCCCGGAGCCGAGGTGACGGTGACCCTGAACGGGAAGACCGTGAAGGTCAAGGCGGACGCCGAGGGCAAGTTCACCTACGCCGAGCCCCAGCGGCAAAGGCCCCTCCCTGAGGAGCGGGGCCAGGCCGTGCTGGATCCAGGGAACGACGCCATTCTCAAGCGGGCCCTGGAGGAGCTGAACCGTTAG
- the metG gene encoding methionine--tRNA ligase has translation MEKVFYVTTPIYYVNAEPHLGHAYTTVVADFLARFHRLDGYRTFFLTGTDEHGETVYRAAQAAGEDPKAFVDRVSGRFKRAWDLLGIAYDDFIRTTEERHKRVVQEVLGKVYGAGDIYYGEYEGLYCVSCERFYTEKELSEGLCPIHGRPVERRKEGNYFFRMEKYREWLLHYLQDHPDLIRPEGYRNEVLAMLSEPIGDLSISRPRSRVPWGIPLPWDESHVTYVWFDALLNYVSALGYPEGEGFRVFWPHAWHLIGKDILKPHAVFWPTMLKAAGIPMYRHLNVGGFLLGPDGRKMSKTLGNVVDPFALLERYGRDALRYYLLREIPYGQDTPVSEEALRTRYEADLADDLGNLVQRTRAMLFRFAGGRIPEPVAGEGLEEGTRLPGRLRPLVRELKPHLALEEAMAYVKTLNRYINEKKPWELHREDPGATRAVLYRVVEGLRIASILLTPAMPGKMEELRRALGLKEEVRLEEAERWGLAEPGPIPEEAPVLFPKEERKAFPKEEVKGVIGIEDFAKVELRVAEVVAAERHPNADRLLVLRLSLGTEERTVVSGIAKWYRPEELIGKKVVLVANLKPAKLRGIESQGMILAAQEGDALALVTVEGEVPPGAVVK, from the coding sequence ATGGAAAAGGTCTTTTATGTGACTACCCCCATCTACTACGTCAACGCCGAGCCCCACCTGGGCCATGCCTACACCACGGTGGTGGCCGACTTCCTGGCCCGCTTCCACCGCCTGGACGGCTACCGCACCTTCTTCCTCACCGGGACCGACGAGCACGGGGAGACGGTTTACCGGGCGGCCCAGGCCGCCGGGGAGGACCCCAAGGCCTTCGTGGACCGGGTCTCCGGGCGCTTCAAGAGGGCCTGGGACCTGCTCGGCATTGCTTACGACGACTTCATCCGCACCACCGAGGAGCGGCATAAGCGGGTGGTCCAGGAGGTGCTGGGGAAGGTCTACGGGGCGGGGGACATCTACTACGGGGAGTACGAAGGCCTCTACTGCGTCTCCTGCGAGCGCTTCTACACGGAGAAGGAGCTTTCCGAGGGGCTTTGCCCCATCCACGGGAGGCCCGTGGAGAGGCGGAAGGAGGGGAACTACTTTTTCCGCATGGAAAAGTACCGGGAGTGGCTTCTCCATTACCTCCAGGACCACCCTGACCTCATCCGGCCTGAAGGATATAGGAACGAGGTCCTGGCCATGCTCTCCGAGCCCATCGGGGACCTTTCCATCTCCAGGCCCCGCTCCCGAGTTCCCTGGGGGATCCCCCTCCCCTGGGACGAGAGCCACGTCACCTATGTGTGGTTTGACGCTCTCCTCAACTACGTCTCCGCCTTGGGCTACCCCGAGGGGGAAGGGTTCCGGGTCTTCTGGCCCCACGCCTGGCACCTCATCGGCAAGGACATCCTGAAGCCCCACGCCGTCTTCTGGCCCACCATGCTGAAGGCGGCGGGGATCCCCATGTACCGCCACCTGAACGTGGGGGGGTTCCTCCTGGGGCCGGACGGGCGGAAGATGTCCAAGACCCTGGGGAACGTGGTGGACCCCTTCGCCCTCCTGGAGCGCTACGGCCGGGACGCCCTTCGCTACTACCTCCTGCGGGAGATCCCCTACGGCCAGGACACCCCGGTGAGCGAGGAGGCCCTAAGGACCCGGTACGAGGCCGACCTGGCCGACGATTTGGGGAACCTGGTGCAGAGGACCCGGGCCATGCTCTTCCGCTTTGCCGGGGGGCGGATCCCTGAGCCCGTGGCGGGAGAGGGGTTGGAGGAGGGCACGAGGCTTCCCGGGCGCCTCCGCCCCCTGGTGCGGGAGCTGAAGCCCCACCTGGCCCTGGAGGAGGCTATGGCCTACGTGAAGACCCTGAACCGCTACATCAACGAGAAGAAGCCTTGGGAGCTCCACCGGGAGGACCCCGGGGCGACCCGGGCCGTGCTCTACCGGGTGGTGGAGGGCCTGAGGATCGCCTCCATCCTCCTCACCCCCGCCATGCCGGGCAAGATGGAGGAGCTTAGGCGGGCCCTGGGCCTGAAGGAGGAGGTGCGCCTCGAGGAAGCCGAGCGCTGGGGCCTGGCCGAACCCGGACCCATTCCTGAGGAGGCCCCCGTCCTCTTCCCCAAGGAGGAGAGGAAGGCCTTTCCCAAGGAGGAGGTTAAGGGGGTCATCGGCATAGAGGACTTCGCCAAGGTAGAGCTCCGGGTGGCCGAGGTGGTGGCGGCGGAGAGGCACCCGAACGCCGACCGGCTCCTCGTCCTCAGACTTTCTTTGGGCACCGAGGAGCGCACCGTGGTCTCGGGGATCGCCAAGTGGTACCGCCCCGAGGAGCTTATTGGGAAGAAGGTGGTCTTGGTGGCGAACCTGAAGCCCGCGAAGCTCCGGGGCATTGAGAGCCAGGGCATGATCCTGGCGGCCCAGGAGGGGGACGCCCTCGCCCTGGTGACCGTGGAGGGGGAGGTTCCCCCGGGGGCAGTGGTGAAATGA
- the rpiA gene encoding ribose-5-phosphate isomerase RpiA, with amino-acid sequence MERPLESYKKEAAHAAVAYVQDGMVVGLGTGSTARYAVLELARRLKEGELRGVVGVPTSEATRELALKEGIPLVDLPPEGVDLAIDGADEIAPGLALIKGMGGALLWEKIVEASAKEFLVVADHTKKVPVLGRGPVPVELVPFGHRATLKAIAVLGGEPELRMAGEELYFTDSGHLIADCRFGPIGDPLGLHRALLEIPGVVETGLFVGLATRALVAGPLGVEELLP; translated from the coding sequence ATGGAGCGCCCCTTGGAGAGCTACAAGAAGGAGGCGGCCCACGCCGCGGTGGCCTACGTCCAAGACGGGATGGTGGTGGGCCTGGGTACGGGTTCCACCGCCCGGTACGCCGTTTTGGAGCTCGCCAGGCGCCTAAAGGAGGGGGAGCTTAGGGGGGTGGTGGGGGTGCCCACCTCCGAGGCCACCCGGGAGCTTGCCCTGAAGGAGGGCATTCCCCTCGTAGACCTTCCCCCCGAAGGGGTGGACCTGGCCATTGATGGGGCCGACGAGATCGCCCCCGGGCTCGCCCTCATCAAGGGGATGGGGGGGGCTCTGCTTTGGGAGAAGATCGTGGAGGCCTCGGCCAAGGAGTTCCTCGTGGTGGCCGACCACACCAAAAAGGTGCCGGTCCTGGGCCGCGGGCCCGTGCCCGTGGAGCTGGTCCCCTTCGGCCACCGGGCCACCCTCAAGGCCATCGCCGTCTTGGGCGGCGAGCCCGAGCTCCGCATGGCCGGGGAAGAGCTCTATTTCACCGACAGCGGCCACCTCATCGCCGACTGCCGCTTCGGCCCCATCGGGGATCCCCTGGGCCTCCACCGGGCGCTTTTGGAGATCCCCGGGGTGGTGGAGACGGGGCTTTTCGTGGGCCTAGCCACCCGGGCCCTGGTGGCCGGACCCCTTGGGGTGGAAGAGCTCCTCCCTTGA
- the bcp gene encoding thioredoxin-dependent thiol peroxidase has protein sequence MEGTLAPDFALPDQEGKVHRLSDYRGRWVVLYFYPKDDTPGCTKEACGFRDHMGSLKALGAVVLGVSADDVESHRRFAEKYGLNFPLLADPERKVIQAYGAWGKKTLYGKEYEGVLRQTFLIDPEGRVAKVWRKVAPEGHALEVAEALEALRGG, from the coding sequence ATGGAAGGCACGCTGGCCCCGGACTTCGCCCTCCCCGACCAGGAGGGAAAGGTCCACCGCCTCTCCGACTACCGGGGGCGGTGGGTGGTCCTCTACTTCTACCCCAAGGACGACACCCCCGGCTGCACCAAGGAGGCCTGCGGCTTCCGGGACCACATGGGAAGCCTAAAGGCCTTGGGGGCGGTGGTCCTTGGGGTTTCGGCGGACGACGTGGAAAGCCATAGGCGCTTCGCCGAGAAGTACGGCCTGAACTTCCCCCTCCTCGCCGACCCCGAGCGGAAGGTCATCCAGGCCTACGGGGCCTGGGGGAAGAAGACCCTTTACGGCAAGGAGTACGAGGGGGTGTTGCGCCAGACCTTCCTCATTGACCCCGAGGGCCGGGTGGCCAAGGTCTGGCGGAAGGTGGCCCCCGAGGGGCACGCCCTCGAGGTGGCCGAGGCCCTCGAGGCGCTGCGAGGGGGGTGA
- a CDS encoding adenosine diphosphatase, with amino-acid sequence MELKVIPIEKPDNLNVILGQAHFIKTVEDLHEALVTAVPGLRFGLAFSEASGKRLIRRSGTDEALVELAVKNLLNLASGHAFLIVLGEGFYPINVLHAVKACPEVVRIFAATANPLKVVVAEEGEGRAILGVMDGFKPLGVEDEAEVAWRKDLLRRFGYKL; translated from the coding sequence ATGGAGCTCAAGGTCATCCCTATTGAGAAGCCGGATAACCTGAACGTCATCCTGGGCCAGGCCCACTTCATCAAGACGGTGGAGGACCTCCACGAGGCGCTGGTCACGGCTGTCCCCGGCCTCCGGTTCGGCCTCGCCTTCTCCGAGGCCAGCGGCAAGCGCCTCATTCGCCGCTCGGGGACCGATGAGGCCCTGGTGGAGCTTGCCGTGAAAAACCTCCTGAACCTGGCCTCGGGCCACGCCTTCCTCATCGTTTTGGGGGAGGGCTTCTACCCCATCAACGTCCTCCACGCCGTCAAGGCCTGCCCCGAGGTGGTGCGGATCTTCGCCGCCACCGCCAACCCCCTGAAGGTGGTGGTGGCCGAGGAGGGGGAGGGACGGGCCATCCTCGGGGTCATGGACGGCTTCAAGCCCCTAGGGGTGGAGGACGAGGCCGAGGTGGCTTGGCGCAAGGACCTGCTTCGGCGCTTCGGTTACAAGCTGTAG
- the chrA gene encoding chromate efflux transporter translates to MRVLEVFLAFLGLGLTSFGGPLAHLGYFHQALVRRRGWLSEVAYAQLVALAQALPGPTSSQVGMALGLFRAGPLGALAAWLGFTLPSALLLYLVGVGLEAFSPPPGLSQGLKVLALAVVAQALGQMAQGLAPDRPRLAIAFLTAVLLTLWPQGQLPALLMAGVLGLFLPLAPPPPPSLQALSSRAGALAFLVFLGLGLLLRALAPLDPLWAFLEALYTSGALVFGGGHVVLPLLKEPLVPEFLDAGTFLAGYGAAQAVPGPLFSLAAFLGAKAHLGLPSPLAALLALLALFLPGALLLFAALPFWAHLGQIPALRRALMGVNAGVVGLLLAALYDPLFLEAVRGKGDFALALGLFGLLRLGLPPWALALLGATLGALFL, encoded by the coding sequence GTGCGGGTCCTGGAGGTCTTTCTCGCCTTTTTGGGGCTGGGCCTCACCTCCTTCGGCGGCCCCCTAGCCCACCTCGGGTACTTCCACCAAGCCCTGGTTCGGCGCCGGGGTTGGCTGTCCGAGGTGGCCTACGCCCAGCTCGTGGCCCTAGCCCAGGCCCTGCCCGGACCTACCAGCTCCCAGGTGGGCATGGCCCTTGGCCTCTTTCGGGCGGGACCCTTGGGCGCCTTGGCCGCCTGGTTGGGCTTTACCCTACCCTCGGCCCTCCTCCTCTACCTGGTAGGGGTAGGCCTCGAGGCCTTCTCCCCGCCCCCAGGCCTCTCCCAGGGGCTTAAGGTCCTAGCCCTGGCGGTGGTGGCCCAGGCCCTGGGACAGATGGCCCAGGGCCTCGCCCCCGATCGGCCCCGGCTGGCCATCGCCTTTCTGACCGCGGTCCTCCTCACCCTATGGCCCCAGGGGCAACTGCCCGCCCTCCTCATGGCCGGGGTCCTCGGCCTCTTCCTGCCCCTGGCACCCCCACCCCCCCCTTCCCTCCAGGCCCTCTCCTCGAGGGCGGGGGCTTTGGCCTTCCTGGTCTTCTTGGGGCTTGGGCTCCTCCTCCGCGCCCTCGCCCCCCTGGACCCCCTTTGGGCCTTCCTAGAGGCCCTTTACACCAGCGGAGCCCTGGTCTTCGGCGGAGGGCACGTGGTCTTGCCCCTGTTGAAAGAGCCCCTCGTGCCCGAATTCTTGGATGCCGGCACCTTCTTGGCGGGCTACGGAGCCGCCCAGGCGGTGCCGGGACCCCTCTTCAGCCTCGCCGCCTTTCTGGGAGCCAAAGCCCACCTTGGCCTACCTTCTCCCCTGGCCGCCCTCTTGGCCCTCCTCGCCCTCTTCCTGCCCGGGGCCCTTCTCCTTTTCGCTGCCCTCCCCTTCTGGGCCCACCTCGGGCAAATCCCGGCCCTCCGGCGGGCCCTCATGGGGGTGAACGCAGGGGTGGTGGGCCTCCTCCTCGCCGCCCTCTACGATCCCCTTTTCCTCGAGGCGGTGCGGGGGAAGGGGGACTTCGCCTTGGCCCTGGGGCTCTTCGGCCTTCTCCGGCTTGGCCTCCCCCCCTGGGCCTTGGCCCTCCTCGGGGCCACACTCGGGGCCCTCTTCCTCTGA